A genomic region of Rhizobium sp. NXC24 contains the following coding sequences:
- a CDS encoding outer membrane protein, with protein sequence MIRFDAFALAAMMASAVAGTAFAGDLPPEIKMPEVSVKDARGWYVRGDLGYAVNASHDDTTFRAYDSTSGDYSSSRFDSDRFSGDFSGGLGVGYQFNDLLRADITGDYFSGDFDGRISSASPCAGGAAGTGCSTKARSSFKAGSLMVNGYVDLGTLAGFTPYVGAGLGATRVSWNSVNAVGSCVDGVSGCGGAASVSARYPGESDWRMTYALMAGVAYEVAPNVKLDLGYRFSHIAGGDMFGYSAADASAGAGGTMGRDGALSRHEIRIGLRITTW encoded by the coding sequence ATGATCCGTTTCGACGCTTTTGCGCTGGCCGCGATGATGGCGAGCGCGGTTGCGGGCACTGCTTTTGCGGGTGATCTGCCGCCGGAGATCAAGATGCCCGAGGTCAGCGTCAAGGATGCTAGGGGCTGGTATGTGCGGGGCGATCTCGGCTATGCGGTCAACGCCAGCCACGACGACACAACCTTCCGCGCTTATGACTCCACCAGCGGCGATTACAGCTCCAGCCGCTTTGATTCCGACCGCTTCAGCGGCGATTTTTCGGGTGGCCTCGGCGTTGGTTATCAATTCAACGACTTGCTTCGTGCCGATATCACCGGCGACTATTTCAGCGGCGATTTCGATGGCCGGATTTCGAGCGCGTCGCCCTGCGCAGGCGGCGCAGCCGGTACGGGTTGCTCCACCAAAGCGCGCTCTTCTTTCAAGGCGGGTAGCCTGATGGTGAACGGCTATGTCGATCTCGGCACGCTGGCCGGCTTTACGCCCTATGTCGGTGCCGGTCTCGGCGCGACGAGGGTTTCCTGGAACAGCGTCAATGCTGTCGGCTCCTGTGTCGACGGTGTCTCCGGCTGCGGTGGTGCTGCTTCGGTCAGCGCGCGTTATCCCGGCGAAAGCGATTGGCGCATGACCTATGCATTGATGGCCGGAGTCGCCTATGAAGTGGCCCCGAATGTGAAACTCGATCTCGGCTATCGCTTCTCGCATATCGCCGGCGGCGATATGTTCGGTTATTCGGCAGCGGACGCGTCAGCCGGCGCCGGCGGTACGATGGGCCGCGATGGCGCTTTGTCGCGACACGAGATTCGTATCGGGTTGCGAATCACCACCTGGTAG
- a CDS encoding phosphoserine transaminase: protein MTKLAKPDIRPNNTHFSSGPCSKRPGWTLDALSDAALGRSHRAKVGKAKLKQAIDLTRDILEVPADYRIGIVPASDTGAVEMALWSLLGERGVDMLAWESFGAGWVTDVVKQLKLKDVRKLEAGYGELPDLSAVDFDRDVVFTWNGTTSGVRVPNADFIPADRKGLTICDATSAAFAQNLDFAKLDVVTFSWQKVLGGEGAHGVIILSPRAVERLTTYVPAWPLPKIFRMTSGGKLIEGIFTGETINTPSMLCVEDYIDALLWAKELGGLKALIGRADANAKVIHDFVAANDWIANLAVKAETESNTSVCLKIVDKDVTALDEDGQANFAKGLVALLEKEGVAYDVGHYRDAPSGLRIWAGATIEAADMQKLMPWLSWAFETQKATLSQAAA, encoded by the coding sequence ATGACTAAGCTCGCCAAGCCGGACATCCGTCCGAACAATACCCATTTCTCTTCTGGCCCCTGCTCGAAGCGCCCTGGTTGGACGCTCGATGCTCTTTCCGACGCGGCTCTTGGCCGTTCGCACCGCGCGAAAGTCGGCAAGGCCAAGCTAAAGCAGGCCATCGATCTTACCCGTGACATTCTGGAAGTGCCCGCGGACTACCGCATCGGCATCGTTCCGGCTTCCGATACCGGCGCCGTCGAAATGGCGCTCTGGTCGCTGCTCGGAGAACGTGGTGTCGACATGCTCGCCTGGGAAAGCTTTGGCGCTGGCTGGGTCACCGACGTCGTCAAGCAGCTTAAGCTCAAGGATGTCCGCAAGCTTGAGGCCGGTTACGGCGAGCTGCCCGATCTTTCCGCCGTCGATTTCGACCGCGACGTGGTCTTCACCTGGAACGGCACCACTTCTGGTGTCCGCGTTCCGAATGCCGATTTCATTCCGGCCGATCGTAAGGGCCTGACGATCTGCGACGCCACCTCGGCGGCTTTCGCTCAGAACCTCGATTTTGCCAAGCTCGACGTCGTCACCTTCTCCTGGCAGAAGGTGCTGGGCGGCGAGGGCGCGCATGGCGTCATTATCCTTAGCCCCCGCGCTGTCGAGCGCCTGACGACCTATGTACCGGCGTGGCCGCTGCCGAAAATTTTCCGCATGACCAGCGGCGGCAAGCTGATCGAAGGCATCTTCACCGGCGAGACGATTAACACGCCGTCGATGCTTTGCGTCGAGGACTATATCGACGCTCTCCTCTGGGCCAAGGAGCTCGGCGGTCTCAAGGCGCTGATCGGCCGTGCCGATGCCAACGCCAAGGTCATCCATGACTTCGTTGCCGCTAACGACTGGATCGCCAATCTCGCCGTCAAGGCCGAGACGGAGTCCAACACCTCCGTCTGCCTGAAGATCGTCGACAAGGACGTTACGGCTCTCGATGAGGACGGCCAGGCGAATTTTGCCAAGGGCCTCGTCGCGCTGCTCGAAAAGGAAGGCGTCGCCTATGACGTCGGCCATTACCGCGACGCGCCTTCGGGCCTGCGCATATGGGCGGGTGCGACGATCGAAGCTGCCGACATGCAGAAGCTGATGCCCTGGCTCTCCTGGGCTTTCGAAACGCAGAAGGCGACGCTCTCCCAGGCTGCTGCCTGA
- a CDS encoding glycosyltransferase family 25 protein, with amino-acid sequence MSLMYQAALSESPRTPAQPLPVYLINIDRATDRLAEIKRQSDEFGIRIERVDCVDGALLPREQWIDVDHDRFRRRHGRVILPGEYGCYRSHLMALRQFLADGSEAAVIIEDDIALDGDFLARAMAAKEAIPNAEVIKLVNHRWGGFRAATRSRAGDVIGRCLFGPQGSTACYLVTRSGAEKIVKALAVMSLPWDVAVERGWDMHTSIFTTRANIVGFSPLQRSTMIGWRRDYRAAKSAAWRRVPAHLFRTLDFFRRIAYVLTTP; translated from the coding sequence ATGTCTTTAATGTACCAAGCCGCACTGTCCGAAAGCCCTCGCACGCCCGCGCAGCCGCTACCCGTTTACCTCATCAATATTGATCGAGCGACGGACAGACTGGCGGAAATTAAGCGGCAGAGCGATGAATTCGGCATCAGGATCGAGCGCGTCGACTGCGTCGACGGCGCTCTTTTGCCGCGGGAGCAATGGATCGACGTCGATCACGACCGTTTCCGACGTCGGCACGGCAGGGTCATTCTGCCCGGCGAATATGGCTGCTACCGCAGTCATCTGATGGCATTGCGCCAATTTCTTGCCGACGGCAGCGAAGCGGCTGTCATCATTGAAGACGACATAGCGCTGGACGGCGATTTCCTCGCCCGTGCCATGGCGGCAAAGGAAGCTATCCCGAACGCCGAGGTCATCAAGCTCGTGAACCATCGCTGGGGCGGCTTCCGTGCCGCGACCCGCAGCCGTGCGGGAGATGTGATCGGCCGCTGCCTCTTCGGCCCGCAAGGCTCGACGGCCTGCTACCTTGTAACGCGCAGTGGCGCTGAAAAGATCGTCAAGGCGCTCGCGGTCATGTCCCTGCCCTGGGATGTCGCCGTGGAACGCGGCTGGGATATGCACACATCCATCTTCACGACGCGCGCCAACATCGTCGGCTTCAGCCCGTTGCAGCGGAGCACGATGATTGGCTGGCGTCGTGACTATCGTGCCGCGAAATCCGCTGCCTGGCGGCGCGTTCCCGCGCATCTCTTCCGCACGTTGGATTTCTTCCGCCGCATCGCCTACGTGCTCACAACGCCGTAG